The following are encoded together in the Candidatus Flexicrinis proximus genome:
- a CDS encoding DUF4397 domain-containing protein — MRKFLTLLVVLVALALTSVGVFAQLEDPEPAADAAFVRIAHFSSGTAAVKAFVNGEARISGLAYGSVTRWLDLAPGSYEFAIGTTSDPAAAQISGISLDLAPGSFTTLAAVGSGDALQGLTIAQDYTRISTGQARATVINGIEGAGAPVNFSVGGGGFDFVAFPGSITSADGFASGEIAPGTGISISGVNNGVVYAEDAEREIAAGHNYLVVASGAADDVRLTVVDTDQADYSTANFAEVKRVCVSLTSRRPLLRSRSSSTASRRCRVCAMASSRATCRCSREPMKSPSAPTATSPTRSSGRLT; from the coding sequence ATGCGGAAATTTCTCACCCTTTTGGTGGTGCTGGTCGCATTGGCGTTGACTTCGGTCGGCGTTTTCGCCCAGCTCGAAGACCCAGAACCTGCGGCCGACGCGGCATTCGTCCGTATCGCCCACTTCTCGTCCGGCACCGCGGCCGTGAAGGCTTTTGTCAACGGCGAAGCCCGGATTTCCGGCCTCGCTTACGGCAGCGTGACCCGTTGGCTGGATCTGGCCCCCGGCAGCTATGAATTTGCCATCGGCACGACCAGCGACCCGGCCGCCGCCCAGATTTCCGGCATCAGCCTCGATCTTGCCCCGGGCAGCTTCACCACACTGGCCGCGGTCGGCAGCGGTGACGCCCTGCAAGGGCTGACGATCGCTCAGGACTACACCCGTATCAGCACCGGTCAGGCGCGCGCTACGGTCATCAACGGCATCGAAGGCGCCGGTGCACCGGTTAACTTCTCGGTTGGCGGCGGCGGCTTCGATTTCGTCGCGTTCCCCGGCTCGATCACCAGTGCCGACGGCTTCGCCAGCGGTGAAATTGCCCCAGGCACCGGCATCTCGATCTCCGGCGTCAACAACGGCGTCGTCTACGCTGAAGATGCCGAGCGCGAAATCGCCGCCGGTCACAATTATCTGGTCGTAGCGTCGGGCGCGGCGGATGATGTCCGCCTGACGGTCGTCGATACCGATCAGGCCGACTACAGCACCGCCAATTTCGCCGAGGTGAAGCGCGTGTGCGTATCGCTCACTTCTCGTCGGCCACTGCTCCGGTCACGATCTTCGTCGACGGCAAGCCGGCGCTGTCGGGTTTGCGCTATGGCTTCGTCACGCGCTACCTGCCGCTGCAGCCGGGAACCTATGAAATCGCCGTCGGCCCCAACAGCAACATCGCCAACGCGATCATCG
- a CDS encoding PaaI family thioesterase — protein MAETGVRIGGSDFLNAEPPSGFGIKMYYHEESGRTRGEIVFDAAKQGPPGCAHGGAVATVLDEAMGAVAWFNGHSALAVNLNVNLRHGVPSKRRSALPAGSRRLTGAKSMPPPSCISPTDGSPPAAPACSSASSSAA, from the coding sequence ATGGCGGAAACAGGCGTTCGCATCGGCGGCTCGGATTTTCTGAACGCGGAACCCCCGTCCGGGTTCGGGATCAAGATGTACTACCACGAGGAAAGCGGACGCACCCGCGGGGAAATAGTGTTCGATGCAGCCAAGCAGGGGCCTCCGGGGTGCGCTCACGGCGGCGCAGTGGCCACCGTACTGGATGAGGCGATGGGCGCGGTGGCCTGGTTCAACGGACATTCCGCGCTGGCCGTCAACCTCAACGTCAATTTACGGCACGGCGTCCCCTCGAAACGCCGCTCAGCGTTACCGGCTGGATCGAGAAGGTTGACGGGCGCAAAGTCCATGCCGCCGCCGAGCTGTATCTCCCCGACGGACGGGTCGCCGCCAGCAGCACCGGCCTGTTCATCAGCGTCGAGTTCAGCGGCATGA